In a single window of the Streptomyces sp. NBC_00285 genome:
- a CDS encoding sensor histidine kinase — MPAPSAPAPAPHPDERQFLQALTSDPEQRVIASVVSRLASWRRADRAHPWVRRWGVPVFCLAVGSDAYANPHNVSDPQLPIVLAFCIPLLWRERRPLLVFALTTAVSIVSLPLGVLTGAEFARVVALFNVGRHCSPRQLAAATGVTLVQLVAWAYFFWRGRQLEYVTRPEPVTLMVMVAMAAFAALGLLLRLAYAYIDALKKQRDQQARLATAQERTRVSREMHDILGHTLAVIVGLADGAAALAEAKPERGAQTLRLIGVSGRDALAELRRLLAVIGDDHDDHDGRDGSHGVPLAPQPGLADLDALLDRVRAAGPTVALHAHGDLTGLAPGLQLSVYRIVQEALTNTVKYAVHDTSVHVSIAVDPDTVRLTVEDTGPPRSPRARRGPTGGGRGLVGMRERAALYRGEVTAGPNPHGGWTVHAVLHVLAPSSTATTTGENPWEPTHAQLWPES; from the coding sequence GTGCCCGCACCGAGTGCCCCCGCGCCCGCCCCACACCCGGACGAACGCCAGTTCCTCCAGGCTCTGACGAGCGATCCCGAGCAGCGGGTGATCGCGTCGGTGGTCTCCCGGCTCGCCTCGTGGCGGCGGGCCGACCGGGCCCACCCCTGGGTCCGGCGGTGGGGGGTCCCGGTGTTCTGCCTCGCGGTCGGCAGCGACGCCTACGCCAATCCCCACAACGTCAGCGACCCCCAACTGCCGATCGTCCTCGCCTTCTGCATCCCGCTGCTGTGGCGGGAACGACGCCCCCTGCTGGTCTTCGCCCTCACCACGGCCGTCTCGATCGTGTCCCTCCCTCTCGGTGTGCTGACGGGCGCGGAGTTCGCCCGGGTGGTTGCCCTCTTCAACGTCGGCCGTCACTGCAGCCCACGCCAACTGGCGGCCGCCACGGGCGTCACCCTCGTGCAACTCGTCGCATGGGCCTACTTCTTCTGGCGCGGCCGGCAGCTGGAGTACGTCACGCGTCCGGAGCCCGTGACCTTGATGGTGATGGTCGCCATGGCGGCGTTCGCGGCACTGGGCCTGCTCCTCAGGCTGGCCTACGCCTACATCGACGCACTGAAGAAACAACGCGACCAGCAGGCCCGGCTCGCCACCGCGCAGGAACGCACCCGCGTCTCCCGGGAGATGCACGACATCCTCGGCCACACCCTCGCCGTCATCGTCGGCCTCGCCGACGGCGCCGCCGCTCTCGCCGAGGCCAAGCCCGAACGCGGCGCTCAGACCCTCCGTCTCATCGGCGTCAGCGGCCGCGACGCCCTGGCCGAACTGCGCCGCCTGCTCGCCGTCATAGGCGACGACCACGACGACCACGACGGCCGGGACGGATCGCACGGCGTCCCACTGGCCCCGCAGCCCGGCCTCGCCGACCTCGACGCGCTGCTCGACCGAGTCCGCGCCGCCGGCCCCACCGTCGCCCTGCACGCGCACGGCGACCTCACCGGTCTGGCCCCCGGACTCCAGCTGTCCGTCTACCGCATCGTCCAGGAAGCCCTGACCAACACCGTCAAGTACGCCGTCCACGACACCTCGGTCCACGTCTCCATCGCCGTCGACCCCGACACTGTGCGCCTCACCGTCGAGGACACCGGCCCGCCCCGCTCGCCACGTGCCCGCCGTGGCCCGACCGGCGGTGGCCGGGGCCTGGTCGGTATGCGTGAGCGGGCCGCCCTCTACCGGGGAGAGGTCACCGCCGGCCCCAACCCGCACGGCGGCTGGACCGTCCACGCCGTCCTCCACGTGCTCGCCCCATCCAGCACCGCCACGACGACAGGAGAGAACCCATGGGAGCCTACGCACGCGCAGCTCTGGCCGGAATCGTGA
- a CDS encoding MMPL family transporter: MATFLYRLGRLAFRRRRVVVMLWVAVLAAIGIGAMTAPGTSSGALSVPGTQSQKAIDLLRKEFPQASADGATARVVFEAPSGQKLTSAANKAEVESLVAKLEKSPQVSGVTDPFTSGLVSRSGTIAYTQVSYKVTQADVSGAAHAVQSDVVAQGEKAGLKVSLGGNAVEAKAASKAAELIGVGVAAIVLVITFGSMIAAGLPLLTAILGVAAAVLSVTLATRFFDLASSSTTLALMLGLAVAIDYALFIVSRYRNEIRDGHEPEEACGRAVGTAGSAVVFAGLTVIVALSGLSVIGIALLTAMGLASAFAVAVAVVIALTLLPALLGFAGMRIMKGKLHTRRMKALERGEGESMGVRWAKFVTRNPVKVLAVSVAGLALVAIPAMSLKMALNDDSGKPPGSTQRIAYDTLSKGFGPGFNGPLTVVVDARNSDDPKAAAQNAYTMLGKLDDVAAVRPPSFNQAGDVALLGAVPKSAGTSEATKNLVGEIRGHGGALHQETGADLMVTGLTAVNIDVSTKLSDALIPYLAIVVGLALILLLLVFRSIVIPLKAALGFLLSVVSTLGVLVAVFQWGWLKDLFGVDQTGPIVSLLPIVLVGVVFGLAMDYEVFLVSRMREEYVHGAEPIQAIVQGFRHSGRVVTAAAIIMISVFSGFLLDDEALIKSIGLGLAAAVFFDAFVVRMTIVPAVMALLGHRSWTLPKWLDRILPNVDVEGEKLRHTLEAEQTDSAPASVPVLAGAAATVHVGSDDHRAPRAFTGVRGSDDTETQAPAQKADATEPQAPARRKLLKNPLRRS, from the coding sequence GTGGCCACCTTCCTCTATCGGCTCGGCCGGCTGGCGTTCCGGCGACGACGCGTCGTCGTGATGCTGTGGGTCGCCGTCCTGGCCGCCATCGGCATCGGCGCCATGACTGCGCCCGGCACCTCCTCCGGGGCCCTGAGTGTTCCGGGTACGCAATCGCAGAAGGCGATCGACCTGCTGCGGAAGGAGTTCCCGCAGGCCTCCGCCGACGGCGCCACCGCACGTGTGGTGTTCGAGGCACCCAGCGGGCAGAAGCTCACCTCCGCCGCCAACAAGGCCGAGGTCGAGTCCCTCGTGGCGAAGCTGGAGAAGTCGCCGCAGGTGTCGGGCGTCACCGATCCCTTCACCAGCGGCCTGGTCAGCAGGTCCGGCACCATCGCCTACACCCAGGTGTCCTACAAGGTCACCCAGGCCGACGTCAGCGGCGCGGCCCACGCCGTCCAGAGCGACGTCGTAGCCCAGGGTGAGAAGGCCGGCCTGAAAGTGAGCCTGGGCGGCAACGCCGTCGAGGCCAAGGCCGCGAGCAAGGCGGCCGAGCTGATCGGTGTCGGGGTCGCCGCCATTGTTCTGGTGATCACCTTCGGCTCGATGATCGCCGCCGGACTGCCCCTGCTCACCGCCATCCTCGGGGTGGCCGCGGCCGTCCTGTCGGTCACGCTCGCCACCCGTTTCTTCGACCTGGCCTCGTCCTCCACGACCCTGGCACTGATGCTGGGCCTGGCCGTCGCCATCGACTACGCCCTGTTCATCGTCTCCCGCTACCGCAACGAGATCCGCGACGGCCATGAACCGGAGGAAGCCTGCGGACGTGCCGTGGGCACCGCCGGGTCGGCGGTCGTCTTCGCCGGCCTGACCGTGATCGTCGCGCTGAGCGGCCTGAGCGTCATCGGCATCGCCCTGCTCACCGCCATGGGGCTGGCCTCCGCCTTCGCCGTGGCCGTCGCCGTGGTCATCGCGCTGACCCTGCTGCCCGCCCTGCTCGGCTTCGCCGGTATGCGAATCATGAAGGGCAAGCTGCACACCCGCCGCATGAAGGCGCTGGAGCGCGGCGAGGGCGAGTCGATGGGTGTGCGCTGGGCGAAGTTCGTCACCCGCAACCCGGTCAAGGTGCTCGCGGTCTCGGTGGCCGGCCTGGCATTGGTGGCCATCCCCGCGATGTCCCTGAAGATGGCCCTGAACGACGACTCCGGAAAGCCCCCCGGCAGCACCCAGCGCATCGCCTACGACACCCTCAGCAAGGGCTTCGGGCCGGGCTTCAACGGGCCGCTCACCGTGGTCGTCGACGCCCGCAACAGCGACGACCCCAAGGCCGCCGCCCAGAACGCGTACACCATGCTGGGCAAGCTGGACGATGTCGCGGCCGTCCGTCCTCCCTCCTTCAACCAGGCGGGCGACGTGGCCCTGCTCGGCGCCGTCCCCAAGAGCGCCGGCACCAGTGAGGCCACCAAGAACCTCGTGGGCGAGATCCGCGGCCACGGCGGCGCCCTGCACCAGGAGACCGGCGCCGACCTGATGGTCACCGGCCTGACCGCCGTCAACATCGACGTCAGCACCAAGCTCTCCGACGCCCTCATCCCCTACCTGGCCATCGTCGTCGGCCTGGCCCTGATCCTGCTCCTGCTGGTCTTCCGGTCGATCGTGATCCCGCTCAAGGCCGCCCTGGGCTTCCTGCTCAGTGTGGTCTCGACCCTCGGTGTCCTGGTCGCGGTCTTCCAGTGGGGCTGGCTGAAGGACCTCTTCGGCGTTGATCAGACCGGGCCGATCGTCAGCCTGCTGCCCATCGTGCTGGTCGGCGTGGTGTTCGGACTCGCCATGGACTACGAGGTCTTCCTCGTCTCCCGCATGCGGGAGGAGTACGTCCACGGCGCCGAACCCATACAGGCCATCGTGCAGGGGTTCCGACACAGCGGCCGGGTGGTCACCGCCGCCGCCATCATCATGATCTCCGTCTTCTCAGGATTCCTCCTCGACGACGAGGCACTGATCAAGTCGATCGGTCTGGGACTCGCCGCCGCCGTGTTCTTCGACGCCTTCGTCGTCCGGATGACCATCGTCCCGGCGGTGATGGCCCTGCTCGGCCACCGCTCCTGGACCCTGCCGAAGTGGCTCGACCGCATCCTGCCGAACGTGGACGTCGAGGGCGAGAAACTGCGCCACACGCTCGAAGCCGAGCAGACGGACTCCGCGCCCGCGTCCGTACCCGTGCTCGCCGGTGCCGCCGCTACGGTCCACGTGGGCTCGGACGACCACCGTGCCCCCCGAGCCTTCACCGGCGTCCGCGGTTCTGACGACACGGAGACGCAGGCACCTGCCCAGAAGGCCGACGCGACGGAGCCGCAGGCACCGGCCCGCAGGAAGCTGCTGAAGAACCCGTTGCGCAGGAGTTGA
- a CDS encoding TetR/AcrR family transcriptional regulator yields MKIPEAGVEVVPAAPPVGRRERKRQQVRDQLYAAALHLFVTQGYEATTMDQIAETADVARATVFNYFSQKVGFLEEWGARRRARVNEILGSQRAEDLPVGDRLRRYLKEMADLNVASRAETTVLMDASARYGSLLQDPSLEIELARIVEQGQQRREIRADVGCDQAGQLLAACYFTTILRWIREEPAPFDLHERLTGALDIILPGLLVGEAA; encoded by the coding sequence ATGAAGATCCCGGAGGCAGGAGTCGAAGTCGTGCCCGCAGCGCCGCCCGTCGGACGCCGGGAACGCAAGCGCCAGCAGGTGCGCGATCAGCTCTACGCCGCGGCGCTGCACTTGTTCGTCACCCAGGGGTACGAGGCGACGACCATGGACCAGATCGCCGAAACCGCCGACGTTGCCCGGGCCACCGTCTTCAACTACTTCTCACAGAAGGTCGGGTTCCTCGAGGAATGGGGAGCCCGCCGCCGAGCCCGCGTCAACGAGATCCTCGGCTCCCAGCGCGCCGAGGACCTGCCGGTCGGAGACCGGCTGCGCCGTTACCTGAAGGAGATGGCCGACCTCAATGTCGCCTCCCGCGCCGAGACCACCGTCCTGATGGACGCCTCCGCGAGGTATGGCAGCCTCCTTCAGGATCCGTCCCTGGAGATCGAACTCGCCAGGATCGTCGAACAGGGTCAGCAGCGCAGGGAGATCAGGGCAGACGTCGGCTGCGACCAGGCCGGACAACTGCTGGCCGCCTGCTATTTCACGACAATCCTGCGCTGGATCCGAGAAGAACCAGCCCCCTTCGACCTCCACGAGCGACTCACGGGGGCGCTCGACATCATCCTGCCGGGTCTCCTCGTCGGCGAAGCGGCCTGA
- a CDS encoding MBL fold metallo-hydrolase, with the protein MASRTGCVELGHGCYAWIAGDAGWGMSNAGLITGRGKSLLVDTLYDLRLTKTMLDALTPLTATAPIATVVNTHGNGDHWFGNQLVAHAEIIAARGSVADMRQVGPAEMLALTGMDSPAGYFARRIFGRFDYAGIEPALPNRIFDGETILNIGGTEVRLIDVGPAHSAGDTIVHVPQARTVYTGDIVFAGAAPIVWHGPFAHWLAACDLLLGLDADTVVPGHGPVTTKQAVREIRDYLEYVHEQATARFTAGMPALDAARDIRLGRFADLHESERLAVNVHTVYRELDPTLPPLDGPGLFGCMAELCPRV; encoded by the coding sequence GTGGCATCCCGAACAGGCTGTGTCGAGCTCGGACACGGCTGTTACGCCTGGATCGCGGGCGATGCCGGATGGGGCATGAGCAACGCGGGGCTGATCACCGGCCGGGGCAAGTCGCTGCTCGTCGACACCCTCTACGACCTGCGGCTGACCAAGACCATGCTCGACGCGCTGACGCCGCTGACCGCCACCGCGCCGATCGCCACCGTGGTCAACACCCACGGCAACGGCGACCACTGGTTCGGCAACCAGCTCGTGGCCCACGCCGAGATCATCGCGGCCCGCGGGTCCGTGGCCGACATGCGGCAGGTGGGTCCGGCCGAGATGCTGGCACTGACCGGTATGGACAGCCCCGCCGGATACTTCGCGCGACGGATCTTCGGCCGCTTCGACTACGCGGGCATCGAACCCGCCCTCCCGAACCGAATCTTCGACGGCGAGACGATCCTGAACATCGGCGGCACCGAGGTCCGCCTCATCGACGTGGGCCCCGCGCACAGCGCCGGGGACACGATCGTGCACGTGCCGCAGGCCCGGACGGTCTACACCGGCGACATCGTCTTCGCCGGGGCGGCGCCGATCGTCTGGCACGGCCCCTTCGCCCACTGGCTCGCCGCCTGCGATCTGCTGCTGGGCCTCGACGCAGACACTGTCGTGCCCGGCCACGGCCCCGTCACCACCAAACAGGCGGTCCGTGAGATCCGCGACTACCTCGAATACGTCCACGAGCAGGCCACCGCCCGCTTCACCGCCGGAATGCCGGCCCTGGACGCGGCCCGCGACATCCGCCTCGGCCGCTTCGCCGACCTGCACGAGAGCGAACGCCTCGCCGTCAACGTGCACACCGTCTACCGGGAGCTCGACCCCACCCTGCCCCCACTCGACGGCCCCGGGCTGTTCGGCTGCATGGCCGAGCTCTGCCCCCGCGTCTGA
- a CDS encoding MFS transporter, with amino-acid sequence MVSVPAYDPSAAPSWSDTPPAATAHHTRTIIAACLAVCLAQIGLVLPAAINGVMQRTLQTSGGELTWISDAFLVPAAVLALTFGVVGDLYGRKKLVVGAALLSAVGYLVSATSDSAAQLITGQAISGIGAAALFPASLSMIIAGTPTPAARAKGLASWTTALSLGALIAPLMSGGIVEHASFQWAFGVTGVLAVITAVGAWLLATESSAPEGRSLDWPGQITIAVAMVALLYGIIQGPSDGWGSAPVVASFVAFAVFIVAFVLVESRSAAPMLRLELFRIPAFAASAAMAVIGMFGFLGGAYDLSIRLGVIQHQSPFQAAVPFVIVQGITPFIWPLLVRLLHRVGPGPMLVTGFVSLAGAQLWLRAVPIHESGLIPLLGPLVLNGVGFGLVVAALTAAAVNVVPPTLTGMASATTSLVRDLGQTLGPAIVGAVALGMATSQLTGSLADAGLTPKEHGIASAVLHEGGPIALHTADLGPLSAKLAPYTTDALAHGYNNGLILTAAACTAAAVIAAVFVGFRPSGTRPAEAEGSPA; translated from the coding sequence ATGGTCTCCGTCCCCGCCTACGACCCATCCGCCGCCCCGTCGTGGTCCGACACCCCACCGGCCGCCACGGCACACCACACCCGCACGATCATCGCCGCCTGTCTGGCCGTCTGCCTGGCCCAGATCGGCCTGGTCCTGCCCGCCGCGATCAACGGCGTCATGCAGCGCACCCTCCAGACATCAGGCGGAGAACTGACCTGGATCAGTGACGCCTTCCTGGTGCCCGCCGCCGTCCTCGCGCTGACCTTCGGCGTCGTGGGCGACCTGTACGGCCGTAAGAAACTGGTGGTCGGCGCGGCGCTGCTGTCCGCCGTCGGCTATCTGGTGTCAGCCACCTCCGACTCGGCAGCCCAGCTGATCACCGGTCAGGCGATCTCCGGCATCGGAGCCGCCGCGCTCTTCCCCGCCTCCCTGTCGATGATCATCGCCGGCACGCCGACACCGGCCGCGCGAGCCAAGGGGCTGGCCTCCTGGACCACGGCCCTGTCGCTGGGTGCCCTGATCGCCCCGCTGATGTCCGGCGGGATCGTCGAACACGCCTCCTTCCAGTGGGCGTTCGGCGTGACCGGCGTGCTCGCCGTGATCACCGCGGTGGGTGCCTGGCTGCTGGCCACCGAGTCCAGCGCCCCCGAAGGTCGCTCGCTCGACTGGCCGGGCCAGATCACCATCGCCGTGGCCATGGTCGCCCTCCTGTACGGCATCATCCAAGGCCCCTCCGACGGCTGGGGCTCGGCACCCGTCGTCGCGTCCTTCGTCGCCTTCGCCGTGTTCATCGTCGCGTTCGTGCTGGTGGAGAGCCGCAGCGCGGCCCCGATGCTGCGCCTGGAGCTGTTCCGCATTCCGGCCTTCGCCGCGTCGGCCGCGATGGCGGTGATCGGCATGTTCGGCTTCCTGGGCGGCGCGTACGACCTGAGCATCCGCCTCGGCGTCATCCAGCACCAGAGCCCCTTCCAGGCCGCGGTGCCCTTCGTGATCGTCCAGGGCATCACCCCGTTCATCTGGCCGCTGCTGGTCCGCCTGCTGCACCGCGTCGGCCCCGGCCCCATGCTCGTCACCGGGTTCGTCTCGCTGGCCGGCGCCCAACTGTGGCTGCGCGCGGTGCCGATCCACGAAAGCGGCCTGATCCCCCTGCTCGGGCCGCTGGTGCTCAACGGTGTCGGCTTCGGTCTGGTCGTCGCCGCCCTCACCGCCGCCGCCGTCAACGTCGTACCGCCCACCCTGACCGGCATGGCCAGCGCCACCACCAGCCTGGTCCGCGACCTCGGCCAGACCCTCGGCCCCGCCATCGTCGGCGCCGTCGCCCTCGGCATGGCCACAAGTCAGCTCACCGGCAGCCTCGCCGACGCGGGCCTGACCCCCAAGGAGCACGGCATCGCCTCCGCCGTCCTGCACGAGGGCGGCCCGATCGCCCTGCACACCGCCGACCTCGGCCCGCTCAGCGCCAAGCTCGCCCCGTACACCACGGACGCCCTGGCCCACGGCTACAACAACGGACTGATCCTCACCGCCGCCGCCTGTACGGCCGCCGCTGTGATCGCCGCCGTCTTCGTCGGCTTCCGGCCCAGCGGCACGCGGCCGGCCGAGGCGGAGGGGAGCCCGGCATGA
- a CDS encoding fumarylacetoacetate hydrolase family protein: MRFATFVHDGKWQAGAVADDQVHPFEYPVELLDLVMEGEQSLRGAGERALTGSLPLPLADVRLLPPLRPPTVRDYVTFESHVAGIAQGYGDTVPAEWYEAPAFYFTNPYSVIGAHDDVPVPPGCARFDFELEVAAVIGKAGRDLTPEQARDHILGYTILNDWSARDLQGREMKVKLGPAKGKDTATTLGPWLVTADELEPHRNPEGFLDLGLTVQVNGETVGQDRLANMAWTFEEMSAYASRGTWIRPGDVLGSGTCGNGGCLAELWGRNGTFEPPPLAPGDIVTMTVEGIGIISNTVVEGVAPIRLPSARRRG; encoded by the coding sequence ATGAGGTTCGCGACCTTCGTCCACGACGGGAAATGGCAGGCGGGAGCCGTCGCCGACGATCAGGTCCACCCGTTCGAATACCCCGTCGAACTGCTGGATCTGGTCATGGAGGGCGAGCAGTCCCTGCGCGGGGCGGGCGAACGTGCCCTGACCGGCTCCCTGCCGCTGCCCCTGGCCGACGTACGGCTGCTGCCACCGCTGCGACCGCCGACCGTACGCGACTACGTGACCTTCGAGAGCCATGTCGCGGGCATCGCCCAGGGATACGGCGACACCGTCCCCGCCGAGTGGTACGAAGCCCCCGCGTTCTACTTCACCAACCCGTACTCGGTGATCGGCGCCCACGACGACGTGCCGGTGCCGCCGGGTTGCGCACGCTTCGACTTCGAACTCGAAGTGGCCGCCGTCATCGGCAAGGCCGGCCGGGACCTGACCCCCGAGCAGGCACGCGACCACATCCTCGGCTACACGATCCTCAACGACTGGTCCGCCCGCGACCTCCAGGGCCGCGAGATGAAGGTCAAACTCGGCCCGGCCAAGGGCAAGGACACTGCAACCACCCTCGGCCCCTGGCTCGTCACGGCCGACGAGCTCGAACCCCACCGCAACCCGGAAGGCTTCCTCGACCTCGGACTGACCGTGCAGGTCAACGGCGAGACCGTCGGCCAGGACCGACTGGCCAACATGGCCTGGACGTTCGAGGAGATGTCGGCGTACGCCTCCCGCGGCACCTGGATCCGCCCCGGCGACGTCCTGGGCTCCGGCACCTGCGGCAACGGCGGCTGCCTGGCCGAACTCTGGGGCCGCAACGGCACGTTCGAACCCCCGCCGCTGGCCCCCGGCGACATCGTCACCATGACGGTCGAGGGCATCGGCATCATCAGCAACACCGTCGTCGAGGGCGTCGCCCCAATCCGTCTGCCATCTGCCCGCCGCAGGGGATGA
- a CDS encoding TetR/AcrR family transcriptional regulator, which produces MGRPLRADAERSVRAILEAAERVLANDAGASMEQIAEAAGLTRITVHRRFANRQALLEALAVSAKQQLLDAIGEARPDSAPALVALYRVTANVLRVKDTWRFTLSHATPHTSAAAAIWEEIDTYTLELLARAQNEGLLAPDADLDWTRQVYYALLSEALDRPGADQDSAAQDPDALAALVIDTLLHGAGPRG; this is translated from the coding sequence ATGGGCCGACCGCTGCGGGCAGATGCCGAGCGCAGTGTGCGTGCGATTCTGGAGGCGGCCGAGCGGGTCCTCGCCAACGACGCCGGTGCCTCCATGGAGCAGATCGCCGAGGCGGCGGGGCTGACCAGGATCACGGTGCACCGCCGGTTCGCGAATCGGCAGGCGCTGCTGGAGGCGCTCGCCGTCTCCGCGAAGCAGCAGCTCCTCGACGCCATCGGGGAAGCCCGGCCCGACTCCGCCCCCGCGCTCGTGGCCCTGTACCGGGTGACCGCGAACGTCCTGCGGGTCAAGGACACCTGGCGCTTCACCCTCAGCCACGCCACGCCCCATACCAGCGCCGCAGCCGCCATCTGGGAAGAGATCGACACCTACACCCTCGAACTCCTCGCACGAGCGCAGAACGAGGGACTCCTCGCCCCGGACGCGGACCTGGACTGGACGCGGCAGGTGTATTACGCCCTCCTGAGCGAAGCCCTCGACAGGCCGGGCGCCGACCAGGATTCAGCCGCGCAGGACCCGGACGCGCTGGCCGCACTCGTCATCGACACACTCCTGCACGGCGCGGGACCACGCGGCTGA
- a CDS encoding alpha/beta fold hydrolase has protein sequence MSSNTRGTRISRRTAMALASMSVVAAVVATAPSMANAVSASSGGTRHSATQAQNAESASTAPNLRVKAANGVTYQYRRFGHPSAGSVPLVFFQHFRGTLDSWDPKLIDTIAAKREVILVDNVGVGGSTGTTASTVQQMALDAIDFIDALRLPRYDVLGFSLGGEVAQEVALRRPWQVRRVVLAATGPQGGVDQRASDPNILQRTLKDNPGPEDYLFLFFKNTASSQAAGGEFLQRLGQRTTDPDAPSSLATRDRQLTAWSEWGIPDKSKLVRLNALFQPTLVADGESDILMPAKNSHLLAKYLPNAQLHIYPDAGHGFLYQYAVKFGTEVNAFLDH, from the coding sequence ATGTCCTCAAACACTCGAGGTACCCGTATCTCCCGGCGGACCGCGATGGCGCTGGCCAGTATGTCGGTCGTCGCGGCTGTCGTCGCCACGGCACCGAGCATGGCCAATGCCGTGAGCGCCAGCTCCGGCGGCACGCGGCACTCGGCCACCCAGGCGCAGAACGCGGAAAGCGCCAGCACCGCCCCCAACCTGCGCGTCAAGGCCGCCAACGGCGTCACCTACCAGTACCGCCGCTTCGGCCACCCCAGCGCGGGCAGCGTGCCGCTGGTCTTCTTCCAGCACTTCCGCGGCACTCTCGACAGCTGGGACCCCAAGCTCATCGACACCATCGCCGCCAAGCGTGAGGTCATCCTCGTGGACAACGTCGGTGTCGGCGGCTCCACCGGCACCACCGCCAGCACAGTCCAGCAGATGGCCCTGGACGCCATCGACTTCATCGACGCCCTCAGGCTGCCCCGCTACGACGTGCTCGGCTTCTCCCTCGGCGGCGAGGTCGCCCAGGAGGTCGCGCTGCGCCGCCCCTGGCAGGTCCGCCGTGTGGTCCTGGCCGCCACCGGCCCCCAGGGCGGAGTGGACCAGCGCGCATCCGACCCGAACATCCTGCAGCGAACCCTGAAGGACAACCCGGGCCCCGAGGACTACCTTTTCCTCTTCTTCAAGAACACCGCCTCCAGCCAGGCCGCGGGAGGCGAGTTCCTCCAGCGCCTCGGGCAGCGCACCACCGACCCCGACGCCCCCTCCAGCCTCGCCACCCGCGACCGCCAGCTCACCGCGTGGTCCGAGTGGGGCATCCCCGACAAGTCCAAGCTGGTGCGCCTGAACGCCCTCTTCCAGCCGACTCTGGTCGCCGACGGCGAGAGCGACATCCTGATGCCCGCCAAGAACTCCCACCTGTTGGCCAAGTACCTCCCCAACGCGCAGCTGCACATTTACCCGGACGCCGGCCACGGCTTCCTCTACCAGTACGCCGTCAAGTTCGGCACCGAGGTGAACGCCTTCCTCGACCACTGA
- a CDS encoding oxidoreductase: protein MATTRPVALVTGASSGIGKAAALALVAAGHEVVGTSRDTSQVTPLNGVTFLDLDVTSDASVTAAVGEVIDRFGRIDVLVNNAGIGSAGAAEESSAAQAQGLFDINVFGVIRMTNAVLPHMRAQRSGRIVNISSIVGFMPQPYMAVYAASKHAVEGYSESVDHELREYGVRSLLVEPAWTNTAFDAASVRPDQPLDVYAKQRHVFEEYMAGAVKDGDDPAVVAKEIVAAATDAKPKLRYTAGAMTGRVRTMRRIVPSRMFDQQLRKLNRLPA from the coding sequence ATGGCGACAACACGTCCGGTAGCCCTCGTGACGGGTGCGTCCTCCGGCATCGGCAAGGCGGCCGCCCTCGCGCTGGTGGCGGCGGGCCACGAGGTGGTCGGCACCAGCCGCGACACCTCGCAGGTCACCCCCCTCAACGGCGTGACCTTCCTCGACCTCGACGTGACCAGCGACGCTTCGGTGACCGCCGCGGTCGGTGAGGTGATCGACCGCTTCGGGCGGATCGACGTCCTGGTCAACAACGCCGGCATCGGCTCGGCGGGCGCCGCCGAGGAAAGCTCCGCCGCGCAGGCGCAGGGCCTCTTCGACATCAACGTCTTCGGCGTCATCCGCATGACGAACGCCGTCCTGCCGCACATGCGCGCCCAGCGCAGCGGACGGATCGTCAACATCTCGTCCATCGTCGGCTTCATGCCGCAGCCCTACATGGCGGTCTACGCCGCCTCCAAGCACGCCGTCGAGGGCTACTCGGAGTCCGTCGACCACGAGCTCCGCGAGTACGGCGTTCGGTCCCTGCTCGTCGAACCCGCCTGGACCAACACCGCGTTCGACGCCGCCAGCGTGCGACCCGACCAGCCCCTGGACGTCTACGCCAAGCAGCGCCACGTCTTCGAGGAGTACATGGCCGGCGCGGTCAAGGACGGCGACGACCCCGCCGTCGTCGCCAAGGAGATCGTCGCGGCGGCGACCGACGCCAAGCCGAAGCTGCGCTACACCGCCGGCGCCATGACCGGGCGCGTGCGCACCATGCGCCGCATCGTCCCTTCCCGCATGTTCGATCAGCAGCTGCGCAAGCTCAACCGCCTGCCCGCCTGA